In Oscillatoria acuminata PCC 6304, a single window of DNA contains:
- a CDS encoding CHAT domain-containing protein, which translates to MSGAKVLVKKRSQILEGMAAMNRKTVTYPKSEKSYPKALSIGLLLLPLAVFFSALNAHSQPIIPATDGTGTLVTPEGVRYDITGGQRSSDGRNLFHSFTEFGLNPAEVANFISNPTIVNILGRINGGNVSYINGLIQVTGGASHLYLMNPAGMVFGPNASLNVPGSFLATTATGMGFDEGWFQAVGENSYANLVGTPSALVFETLQPGAIINSGNLTVVAGQNLTLIGGTILNQGTVASPQGNITMATVSGSSWVRLSQPHHLLSLDISAPFPVAPIALPALLTGGNSSHVTDVRINPDGTVELSGSGLGIAAGDVAMSQSHIAGQTISLSAHQNLTLGETTLQTTGDMQLRAGDTVRVRDSLDRPFLADAGGNLSLRGDRAIDILALDSILWVDQVKFQFEPFRAGGDITLVSDGPISGDSHFAAGGNFAIRTGSGEPGTLISLFDPIVTSNGDVTFGDYTGASLKVEAGGSIIGVSINITQPDTTLTGSDPDIPILTSSPSVILRAGEANLSNAANVPPDQAIADTIFSGSESFSGGSITVNNITTAGGPAILSATSNIITGNLNTNGGDISVLSRTGNIITAGEVVSLGTTVNGNINLDAGNTLSLEIVNSGSGNITLTGNEIDLNDTITSTGILTLQPRNPNQTIVLSGGSDSGNTVLDLTVADLAALEDGFSSIIIGAENSTGLISIAGPVNFRDPVTLRSPQGQGATDIAGNITLSDNATLNIDTAGATLVSADVITEGELSFGNIFLNADVTFAGSNIIFNGTIDGERQLTVSSPLGTVAVNQPVGSQVPLGSLDIVADVLTLSSDIVAQGNIILNSAVILGNDIRLSTLTPGSLITFNNTLNSQENAAQSLTLNTAGSVIFTREIGGGEGGALGAIAIEETTEMTASEKITADRLTVNSAGTIVLEDVNLVGENANLTTPVLELNATEEIAVGNVTANPGQISLTSTNSFVTIGDVTSPGGTLEVTAGREITTGILNTSTTTGTGGEITLTSTSSRILTEEINTSGLFGGGNLTISACESCQGIDGEPLTLGIQTGTIATNATEQAAGDVNLMAPGDIQVRSIRAEGSTGGTAEITTGRFFRATDTLLDANSPDASISTAGLSEEGEIKISHGSAIAQAPLIIGDAQLNGTLAAIMTDGNNMIVPVQSFPFSFTQGNISLVSAATEPSIIIPPVPIPESSPSLDLPDNLLQTQLERPPEAQPLIQLESRQLDSRILPNDRVATARLALDDFLNQGNENLGATIEQIEGLRQSEFETYFQEDLGVELLSFEEIVQKLRRISKETGTNPAIVYVLSRGDRLDLLLVTPQGQPIHRVIEEANQEDLLSTARNLSAQITDLKRLNTQTYLPPARQLYQWLIAPIAAELESEEIDTIAFSMDAGLRTLPVAALHDGEQFLVEKYRLGLIPSLNLTDTRYQDIRNFPVLAMGSSTFRTLPNLPAVALELEAIIQILENGRSFLNEEFTLENLKFQRATQPFQLVHLATHGQFNPGDPRDSYIQLWDGPINLQQMRDLEWNNPPVDLLVLSACRTAIGSLEAELGFAGLAVRIGAKTAIASLTYVSDEATFALMTEFYQNLKTAPIKAEALRQAQIAMLEGRVRFEGDFLYSESRNFALRSEGINENLTRDFKHPYYWAVFTLIGSPW; encoded by the coding sequence GTGTCAGGGGCTAAAGTGTTAGTTAAAAAGCGATCGCAAATTTTAGAGGGAATGGCGGCAATGAATCGGAAAACGGTGACCTACCCAAAATCAGAGAAATCATACCCCAAAGCACTCTCCATCGGGCTTTTGCTGCTACCCTTGGCGGTGTTCTTCTCGGCTTTGAACGCCCACTCTCAACCCATCATCCCGGCAACGGATGGGACGGGGACCCTGGTTACGCCGGAGGGTGTCCGTTATGATATCACTGGGGGTCAACGGTCCTCCGATGGTCGGAATCTGTTCCATAGTTTTACTGAATTTGGCCTAAATCCCGCTGAAGTTGCTAATTTTATTTCTAATCCCACAATTGTCAATATTTTAGGCCGAATTAATGGCGGTAATGTTTCTTATATTAATGGATTAATTCAGGTTACTGGCGGTGCATCTCATCTCTATTTAATGAATCCTGCCGGGATGGTTTTTGGACCGAATGCCAGTCTGAATGTCCCCGGTTCGTTTCTCGCTACGACAGCAACGGGGATGGGATTTGATGAGGGATGGTTTCAGGCAGTGGGGGAGAATAGTTATGCGAATTTAGTAGGAACTCCCAGCGCCTTAGTTTTTGAGACTTTGCAGCCCGGTGCTATTATTAATTCCGGGAATTTAACTGTGGTAGCAGGGCAAAATTTAACCCTGATTGGGGGAACGATTTTGAATCAGGGGACAGTCGCCTCACCCCAGGGAAATATAACAATGGCAACGGTTTCTGGTTCGAGTTGGGTGCGCTTGTCTCAACCGCATCATCTCCTGAGTTTGGACATTTCTGCGCCTTTTCCCGTCGCACCTATTGCATTACCCGCCTTACTCACTGGGGGAAATTCTTCCCATGTGACGGATGTTCGCATCAACCCCGATGGAACAGTGGAATTAAGCGGTTCCGGACTAGGTATCGCAGCGGGAGATGTGGCAATGAGTCAGTCTCACATAGCAGGACAAACAATCTCTTTGTCGGCTCACCAAAATCTCACCTTAGGGGAAACCACTTTACAGACCACCGGGGATATGCAGTTGAGGGCTGGGGATACGGTGCGGGTGCGAGACAGCCTGGACCGGCCTTTTTTAGCTGATGCCGGGGGCAATTTGTCCTTGCGAGGCGATCGCGCCATTGATATCTTAGCCTTGGATTCTATCCTCTGGGTGGATCAGGTGAAGTTTCAATTTGAACCCTTTCGTGCTGGGGGAGATATCACCTTAGTGAGTGATGGTCCGATTTCTGGTGATTCTCACTTTGCGGCAGGGGGAAATTTTGCAATTCGCACAGGTTCAGGAGAACCGGGAACCCTGATCAGTCTCTTTGACCCGATTGTGACTTCCAATGGGGATGTGACTTTTGGGGACTATACTGGCGCTTCCTTGAAAGTAGAGGCCGGGGGGAGCATTATTGGGGTGAGTATTAATATCACCCAACCGGACACGACTCTGACGGGTTCCGATCCGGATATTCCCATTCTCACTAGCAGTCCCTCGGTGATTTTGCGCGCTGGGGAAGCGAATCTGTCTAATGCGGCCAATGTTCCCCCGGATCAGGCGATCGCTGATACGATTTTCTCCGGTAGTGAGAGTTTCAGCGGAGGCAGCATTACCGTTAACAATATTACCACCGCTGGAGGTCCGGCTATTCTCTCGGCGACTAGCAATATTATTACGGGAAATCTCAACACCAATGGGGGGGATATTTCCGTGCTGAGTCGCACCGGAAATATTATTACTGCCGGGGAAGTCGTTTCATTAGGAACCACGGTTAATGGCAATATTAACCTGGATGCAGGTAATACCCTCTCCCTGGAAATTGTCAACAGTGGCAGCGGCAATATTACCCTGACGGGAAATGAAATTGATTTGAATGACACAATTACTAGCACTGGAATTTTAACCCTTCAACCTAGAAATCCCAACCAAACTATTGTTTTATCTGGGGGGAGTGATAGTGGAAATACGGTTTTGGATCTGACGGTGGCGGATTTAGCGGCGCTAGAGGACGGATTTAGTTCGATTATTATTGGGGCCGAAAATAGCACTGGACTGATTAGCATTGCTGGTCCTGTTAATTTCAGAGATCCGGTCACCCTGCGATCGCCCCAAGGACAAGGTGCAACGGATATCGCCGGAAATATCACCCTCTCGGATAATGCGACTCTAAATATCGATACCGCAGGCGCAACCTTGGTGAGTGCCGATGTCATTACCGAAGGAGAACTCAGCTTTGGCAATATCTTTTTAAATGCTGATGTTACTTTTGCCGGAAGTAATATCATCTTTAATGGCACCATCGATGGGGAACGCCAGCTTACGGTCAGTTCGCCATTGGGGACTGTGGCAGTGAACCAACCTGTTGGCAGTCAGGTTCCCCTCGGCAGTTTGGACATTGTGGCGGATGTCTTAACCCTATCTAGTGATATTGTGGCCCAAGGAAATATTATTCTGAATAGTGCGGTGATTCTCGGCAATGATATCCGCTTGAGTACCCTGACTCCGGGCAGTTTGATTACGTTTAATAATACTTTGAATAGTCAGGAAAATGCGGCACAATCCCTCACCCTGAATACCGCAGGCAGTGTTATTTTTACGCGGGAAATCGGGGGTGGGGAAGGGGGTGCATTGGGGGCGATCGCCATTGAAGAAACCACTGAAATGACCGCATCTGAAAAGATTACAGCCGATCGCCTGACGGTGAATAGTGCCGGGACGATCGTCCTGGAAGATGTGAACTTAGTAGGGGAGAACGCCAATCTAACCACCCCAGTTTTAGAACTGAATGCCACAGAGGAAATTGCTGTGGGCAATGTTACCGCTAATCCGGGCCAAATCAGTCTCACCAGTACCAACAGTTTTGTCACCATTGGAGATGTGACATCACCGGGGGGAACTCTGGAAGTCACGGCGGGACGAGAAATTACCACCGGCATCCTGAATACTTCGACAACTACGGGAACTGGGGGCGAAATTACTCTCACCAGTACCAGCAGTCGCATTCTGACCGAAGAGATTAATACCTCCGGATTATTTGGCGGTGGCAATCTCACAATTTCTGCCTGTGAATCTTGCCAAGGCATTGATGGAGAGCCCTTGACACTAGGAATCCAAACGGGAACCATCGCCACCAATGCTACAGAACAAGCAGCAGGGGATGTCAACTTAATGGCACCCGGGGATATTCAAGTCCGGTCTATTCGCGCCGAGGGGAGTACCGGGGGAACTGCCGAAATTACTACGGGACGCTTTTTTCGGGCAACAGATACCTTGCTCGATGCCAATTCACCTGATGCCAGCATTTCCACTGCTGGTTTAAGTGAGGAAGGGGAGATTAAAATTAGTCATGGCAGTGCGATCGCCCAAGCGCCATTGATTATCGGAGATGCTCAACTCAATGGCACTCTAGCAGCGATTATGACCGATGGAAATAATATGATTGTCCCGGTGCAGTCCTTTCCCTTTTCCTTTACTCAAGGGAATATCTCTTTAGTATCTGCTGCCACAGAACCCTCAATCATCATCCCCCCGGTCCCGATTCCTGAGTCGTCACCCTCCCTAGACTTACCGGACAATTTATTACAAACTCAGCTAGAAAGACCCCCAGAAGCACAACCGCTGATTCAGCTTGAAAGTCGCCAACTAGATAGTCGAATTTTACCCAATGATCGCGTCGCAACAGCCAGATTAGCCCTGGATGATTTTCTGAATCAAGGGAACGAAAATCTCGGGGCAACCATCGAGCAAATTGAAGGACTTCGGCAATCTGAATTTGAAACCTATTTTCAAGAAGATTTGGGGGTGGAATTGCTCTCTTTTGAAGAAATTGTCCAAAAGTTGCGCCGAATTTCCAAAGAAACGGGAACCAATCCGGCAATTGTTTATGTTTTATCCCGGGGCGATCGCCTCGATTTACTCCTCGTCACCCCCCAGGGTCAACCCATTCACCGAGTCATTGAAGAAGCGAATCAAGAAGACTTATTATCCACGGCCCGGAATTTGTCCGCCCAAATTACGGACCTCAAACGATTAAATACTCAAACCTATTTACCTCCCGCCCGACAACTGTATCAATGGCTGATTGCCCCGATTGCTGCGGAATTAGAATCCGAAGAAATTGACACCATTGCTTTTTCAATGGACGCGGGATTACGAACCCTTCCCGTTGCTGCCTTGCACGATGGAGAGCAGTTTTTAGTCGAGAAATATCGTCTGGGCTTAATTCCCAGTCTTAACTTAACCGATACGCGCTATCAGGATATCCGGAATTTCCCCGTTTTAGCAATGGGATCCTCAACCTTTAGGACTTTACCAAACCTGCCAGCCGTTGCCCTAGAATTAGAAGCAATTATCCAAATTTTAGAGAATGGACGCTCATTTTTGAATGAAGAATTCACCTTAGAAAACCTCAAGTTTCAGCGGGCCACTCAACCGTTTCAGTTAGTTCATTTAGCCACTCACGGGCAGTTTAATCCCGGTGACCCCAGGGACTCTTATATCCAGCTTTGGGACGGACCCATAAACCTACAGCAAATGCGGGATTTAGAATGGAATAATCCCCCGGTGGATTTGTTAGTTTTAAGTGCCTGTCGCACGGCGATCGGCAGTTTAGAGGCTGAGTTAGGGTTTGCGGGATTAGCGGTACGAATTGGGGCAAAAACGGCAATAGCGAGTTTGACTTACGTCAGCGATGAAGCAACTTTCGCCCTGATGACGGAGTTCTACCAGAATTTAAAAACCGCCCCGATTAAAGCCGAGGCGCTGCGACAGGCACAGATTGCTATGTTAGAGGGAAGAGTGCGCTTTGAAGGCGATTTTCTCTACTCGGAATCAAGAAATTTTGCCCTGCGTTCTGAGGGAATCAACGAAAATCTCACCCGGGATTTCAAACATCCCTATTATTGGGCGGTGTTTACTCTGATTGGCAGCCCTTGGTAA
- a CDS encoding aldo/keto reductase, giving the protein MEFIQLGSNGPTVPTLGIGAWSWGDTLFWNYGKDYGATQVQEAFHAAVEAGITFFDTAEVYGLGKSEQLLGQFIRQTETPIQVATKYGPLPWRFTAESVAEAITASLDRLQLTQVTLYQVHWPFTFLMSQETLMNALADEVEKGRIQTIGVSNYSAAQMREAHGVLSKRGIPLAVNQVRYSLLSREVESQGIIKTARELGITILAYSPLQQGLLTGKYTPESPQPSGPRQWDSRFKPEGLRKIAPVLDLLQQFGQNYGKTPAQVALNWLIAQGGIIPIPGAKNAEQARQNAGAVGWQLTADEVAQLEQVTRPWL; this is encoded by the coding sequence ATGGAATTCATCCAATTAGGAAGCAATGGACCAACGGTCCCAACTCTCGGTATTGGTGCTTGGTCCTGGGGAGATACCCTATTTTGGAATTATGGCAAAGATTACGGGGCCACTCAGGTTCAGGAAGCATTTCATGCTGCTGTCGAGGCGGGAATTACTTTTTTTGATACCGCCGAAGTCTATGGATTAGGAAAATCTGAACAGCTTCTCGGTCAATTCATTCGGCAAACGGAAACCCCGATTCAAGTTGCTACAAAATACGGTCCTTTACCCTGGCGGTTTACGGCTGAATCTGTTGCTGAAGCAATCACCGCTAGTCTCGATCGCCTGCAATTAACCCAAGTCACTCTCTATCAAGTTCATTGGCCTTTCACCTTTTTAATGAGTCAAGAAACCTTGATGAATGCTTTAGCCGATGAAGTGGAAAAAGGCAGAATTCAAACTATCGGGGTCAGCAATTATTCCGCCGCCCAAATGCGCGAAGCTCATGGTGTTTTATCTAAACGCGGAATTCCTTTAGCGGTCAATCAAGTGCGTTATTCTTTATTATCTCGTGAGGTAGAAAGCCAGGGAATTATCAAAACTGCCAGGGAATTAGGCATCACTATTTTGGCCTATAGTCCCCTCCAACAAGGATTACTCACGGGCAAATACACCCCCGAAAGTCCCCAACCCAGCGGACCGCGCCAGTGGGATTCCCGGTTCAAACCGGAGGGATTGCGGAAAATTGCTCCTGTCTTAGACTTGTTACAGCAATTCGGTCAAAACTATGGGAAAACTCCTGCTCAAGTTGCCTTGAATTGGTTGATTGCTCAAGGGGGTATCATTCCGATTCCTGGTGCTAAAAATGCGGAACAGGCACGACAAAATGCCGGGGCCGTGGGATGGCAATTAACAGCGGATGAAGTGGCACAATTGGAACAAGTGACTCGTCCTTGGTTATAA